The Microbacterium sp. Nx66 genome contains a region encoding:
- a CDS encoding DUF488 domain-containing protein produces the protein MAEPFFTIGHSTRTIDEFLALVQESRVESVVDVRRLPGSKRHPQFDQDALASSLRTAGIAYHRAEGLTGRRPVSRDVPFETNAWWQNRSFHNYADHALSADFGQALDELRAEGRERRVTVMCSESVWWRCHRRIIADHLLARDEVVRHILGPGHVDPAELSAGAVVRADGTVTYPAA, from the coding sequence ATGGCCGAGCCGTTCTTCACCATCGGGCACTCCACCCGCACGATCGATGAGTTCCTCGCGTTGGTGCAGGAGAGCCGTGTGGAGAGCGTCGTGGACGTGCGCCGCCTCCCCGGTTCGAAGCGGCATCCGCAGTTCGACCAGGACGCACTCGCGTCCTCCCTCCGCACCGCCGGGATCGCCTACCACCGTGCAGAGGGGCTGACGGGTCGCCGCCCCGTGAGCAGGGACGTTCCCTTCGAGACCAACGCGTGGTGGCAGAACCGCAGCTTCCACAACTACGCCGATCACGCCCTCTCCGCGGATTTCGGGCAGGCCCTGGACGAGCTCCGCGCCGAGGGCCGCGAGCGGCGCGTCACGGTGATGTGCTCGGAGAGCGTGTGGTGGCGGTGCCATCGACGGATCATCGCCGACCACCTCCTCGCGCGGGACGAAGTCGTCCGCCACATCCTCGGTCCCGGGCACGTCGATCCGGCCGAGCTCAGCGCCGGCGCGGTCGTCCGCGCGGACGGGACGGTCACCTACCCGGCCGCATGA
- a CDS encoding YihY/virulence factor BrkB family protein yields MSKAATGRSGSASAPSPEHDEKPDSPTDLQKRSWKYVLVKSVREFSADQCMDGAAALTYYAVLSIFPAMIAVFSLLGVFGQGGAAADAVLGIIGDVAPPETAEALRGPIEQISQAPGAGIALVTGILLALWSASGYVGAFSRVMNRIYEIEEGRPFWKLRPMQLLVTLITVVSLTIVAIVLVLSGDVVSALGDAIGAGEGVQLAWSIAKWPLLLFVVVFLVAMLYYATPNAKQPKFRWISMGALVAIVVLAVATLGFVLYVTTFSNYERTYGSMAGVIVFLLWLWIANLALLFGAEFDAELERGRQLQAGIAAERDIQLPARDTRQSDKRAEKERKDIEEGRRIRVENDDDGSEPEGRTTRGR; encoded by the coding sequence ATGTCGAAGGCAGCCACAGGACGAAGCGGATCCGCGTCCGCTCCATCGCCAGAGCACGACGAGAAGCCGGACAGCCCGACCGATCTGCAGAAGCGGTCGTGGAAGTACGTCCTGGTCAAGAGCGTCCGGGAGTTCTCCGCCGATCAGTGCATGGACGGCGCCGCGGCCCTCACGTACTACGCGGTGCTCTCGATCTTCCCCGCCATGATCGCCGTCTTCTCGCTGCTCGGCGTGTTCGGCCAGGGCGGGGCCGCCGCCGACGCCGTGCTCGGCATCATCGGCGACGTGGCACCGCCGGAGACCGCGGAAGCTCTCCGCGGTCCCATCGAGCAGATCTCCCAGGCTCCCGGCGCCGGCATCGCGCTCGTGACCGGGATCCTCCTCGCGCTGTGGTCGGCCTCGGGCTATGTCGGGGCGTTCAGCCGGGTGATGAACCGCATCTACGAGATCGAGGAGGGGCGGCCGTTCTGGAAGCTGCGCCCCATGCAGCTGCTCGTCACGCTCATCACCGTCGTCTCGCTGACCATCGTCGCCATCGTGCTCGTGCTCTCCGGAGATGTGGTGTCGGCGCTGGGCGACGCGATCGGCGCCGGCGAGGGCGTGCAGCTCGCGTGGAGCATCGCCAAGTGGCCGCTGCTGCTGTTCGTCGTCGTCTTCCTCGTCGCGATGCTCTACTACGCGACCCCGAACGCCAAGCAGCCCAAGTTCCGGTGGATCAGCATGGGTGCCCTCGTGGCGATCGTCGTGCTGGCCGTCGCCACCCTCGGCTTCGTGCTCTACGTCACCACCTTCTCCAACTACGAGCGCACCTACGGATCGATGGCGGGCGTCATCGTGTTCCTGCTGTGGCTGTGGATCGCGAACCTCGCCCTGCTGTTCGGCGCGGAGTTCGACGCGGAGCTGGAACGCGGCCGCCAGCTTCAGGCCGGGATCGCCGCCGAGCGCGACATCCAGCTCCCCGCACGCGACACCCGTCAGAGCGACAAGCGGGCGGAGAAGGAGCGGAAGGACATCGAGGAGGGACGGCGCATCCGCGTCGAGAACGACGACGACGGGTCGGAGCCGGAAGGCCGGACGACCAGAGGACGATGA
- a CDS encoding transporter substrate-binding domain-containing protein codes for MSTGRPLLREIGIIGGWLAIAAALAGCTAIPADVDGTLDKARDGQIRVGITHNPPWTDTTDPSDPAGVEVRLVEEFAETLDATVVWTVDSEANLAERLHDHALDLAVGGFTDDTPWVEKAAMTVPFDDATTAGETKKHVMLTVLGENRFLTTLETFLLERGDAR; via the coding sequence ATGAGCACCGGAAGACCACTTCTCCGCGAGATCGGGATCATCGGAGGGTGGCTCGCGATCGCGGCAGCGCTCGCCGGCTGCACGGCGATCCCCGCCGACGTCGACGGCACCCTCGACAAGGCCCGCGACGGCCAGATCCGGGTCGGGATCACGCACAACCCGCCGTGGACGGACACGACCGATCCGTCGGACCCGGCCGGGGTTGAAGTGCGCCTCGTGGAGGAGTTCGCCGAGACGCTGGACGCGACCGTCGTCTGGACCGTCGACAGCGAGGCGAACCTGGCCGAGCGGTTGCACGACCATGCCCTCGACCTGGCCGTCGGCGGGTTCACCGACGACACCCCCTGGGTCGAGAAGGCGGCGATGACCGTCCCATTCGACGACGCGACGACCGCGGGCGAGACGAAGAAGCACGTGATGCTCACCGTTCTGGGGGAGAACCGGTTCCTCACCACCCTGGAGACCTTCCTGCTCGAACGAGGAGACGCGCGATGA